A segment of the bacterium genome:
GCCTTCCTCCGCGTGCGCGGCCGCCCCCGCCGGCGGCGGCTCGGCGATCCTGCCGATGGCGGAGAGCAGGTCGTAGCTGTAGAGCAGCTCGCGCATCAGCGTCCGATCGACGAGCCGGAACCCGAGCCGGCGCGCCACCGCGGCGGCGACCTCCTCGCCGCGGCAGGACTCGACCCGGGAAATGGTCACGATCGCCATGGGGCAGCGGAACTATAGCGCCGAAGCGCGCGCCGGCCAATCCCCGGCGACGTCGGCACGCCGCGGACCCGCACAAGCCTGGCGGGCGGCGGTCGCGACCCGGGAATCGCGGATTTGCGGACGCCCGGCGCGGCGCGGTAGGATGGGGCCATGGCCGCGCGCAGGAGACTGCGGGACATGAAGCCGGCGGCGGGCGCCGACCGCCCGGTCTCCGACATCGTCAATGAACTGCGGCAAAGCGCCCCCGGGGCCGATTACCGGGAGCAGAGCCTGCGCATCCACGGCCTGATCTGCGCCAAGTGCGGCCGCGAGTTCGAGGACGCCGACCGCCGGCTGCTGACCGTCCACCACAAGGACGGCAACCACCGCAACAACCCGCCGGACGGCTCCAACTGGGAGAACCTCTGCGTCTACTGCCACGAGGACGAGCACAGTCGCGGCGCCCTCGGAGAATACTATCGCAAGGCGCGGGGCTGAGAGGCGCCGATGAAGGAGATCACCGGGGGCCGCAACCCGGCGCTCCAGCGCTATCGCTCCCTGCGCGATGCGGCCGGGCGGCGCGAGACCGGGCTTGCCGCGGCGGAGGGGTTCAACCTGCTGCGCGAGGCGCTGCTCTCCGACGCCCAGCTCGTCCAGGTCTTCGTCAGCGACCGCGCGCGGCGACGCCCCGACTTCGAGTCCCTGGCGGCGCGGCTCGAAGCGGGGGAGGCCGCGGGCCGCTGGGAGTGCTTCGCGGTGCCGGGCGAGTTGCTCGAGCGCTTCGCGCACACCGAGAGCCCGCAGGGGGCCCTGGCGGTCTTCCGGCCGCGGGGCTTCACGCTGGCGGACGCGTTGGCCGGGGACGGCCCGGTGCTGCTGCTCGACCGCCTCGCGGACCCCGGGAACGTCGGCCTGATCCTGCGGACCGCGGAGGCGGCCGGCGCCGCGGGCGTGGTTCTGACCCCGGGAAGCGCCGATCCCCTCAACCCCAAGAGCGTGCGCGCCAGCGCGGGCAGCGTCTTCCGGCTGCCGGTGGCGCACGTCCCGCTCGGCGCGGCGGTCGGTGCCCTGGCGGCGGGCGGGCGGCGCCTCTACGCCACCTCGCCGCACGGCGGGGTCGAGTACACCGCGGCGGACCTCGCCGGGCGCATCGGCCTCCTGCTCGGCCACGAGGGCGGCGGGCTCGACGCGGCGTTGCTCGAACGCTTCGACGCGATCCGCATCCCGACGGGGCGCGTCGAGTCGCTCAACGTGGCGATGGCCGCGGGCGTCCTTCTCTACGAGTCCCGCCGCCAACGCGCCGGGCGCCGATAAGAGGCCATCTGCGGCGTCAGGCTTCGTCCT
Coding sequences within it:
- a CDS encoding YajD family HNH nuclease, whose product is MAARRRLRDMKPAAGADRPVSDIVNELRQSAPGADYREQSLRIHGLICAKCGREFEDADRRLLTVHHKDGNHRNNPPDGSNWENLCVYCHEDEHSRGALGEYYRKARG
- a CDS encoding RNA methyltransferase — translated: MKEITGGRNPALQRYRSLRDAAGRRETGLAAAEGFNLLREALLSDAQLVQVFVSDRARRRPDFESLAARLEAGEAAGRWECFAVPGELLERFAHTESPQGALAVFRPRGFTLADALAGDGPVLLLDRLADPGNVGLILRTAEAAGAAGVVLTPGSADPLNPKSVRASAGSVFRLPVAHVPLGAAVGALAAGGRRLYATSPHGGVEYTAADLAGRIGLLLGHEGGGLDAALLERFDAIRIPTGRVESLNVAMAAGVLLYESRRQRAGRR